From Sporosarcina sp. Te-1, the proteins below share one genomic window:
- a CDS encoding nodulation protein NfeD, producing the protein MRKRFRALLLLVLFLSAMIVPFGQSDANAVKVYKVPITNEVEKGLHAFLKRSFKEADEAGAKTVILEINTLGGFIDAAGQIGMLIDEQPKDMEIIAYINDRAISAGAFIALHADKIYMSPTGKIGAAQAVEGNTGNAADVKTQSFWVADMISAAKTSDRNPIYAQAMADPDVDLPKYHAEKGKLLTLTASQAEEKDVGYSEGTVSSFDALLRELGLENAEVISTEVSFAESIARIITNPVVVPILLSIAGLGLVLELYSPGFGVPGTMALTSLGLFFFGHLVAGLAGYEALILFIIGVGLIIAEFFLAGGIAGVLGAVAVVVSIILAGGNPMYMAISVLIAIAIAVIGMVIIMKFFGKKLHLLNKMVLMDATDTESGYVSNVNRPELIGKIAVATTTLRPSGTVNLDGERIDVVSEGSYIEKGKDVMIVKVEGSRIVVREYQEKGDN; encoded by the coding sequence TTGAGAAAACGGTTTAGGGCTCTACTTCTGCTCGTTTTATTCCTATCGGCCATGATCGTTCCGTTCGGACAATCGGATGCGAATGCCGTGAAAGTATATAAAGTTCCGATTACGAATGAAGTGGAGAAAGGGCTGCACGCATTTCTGAAGCGTTCATTCAAAGAAGCAGATGAAGCGGGTGCGAAGACGGTCATTTTGGAGATCAATACACTTGGCGGCTTCATTGATGCAGCTGGCCAGATTGGAATGTTGATCGATGAACAGCCAAAGGACATGGAGATCATCGCGTACATCAACGACCGGGCGATTTCAGCAGGCGCTTTTATCGCCTTGCATGCAGACAAAATCTATATGTCGCCTACAGGAAAAATAGGCGCTGCCCAGGCGGTTGAAGGCAACACAGGCAATGCGGCTGACGTGAAAACCCAAAGTTTCTGGGTTGCCGACATGATCAGTGCTGCAAAAACTTCCGACCGTAATCCGATTTATGCCCAAGCCATGGCGGACCCTGATGTTGACCTTCCCAAGTATCATGCCGAGAAAGGGAAACTGTTAACGCTGACCGCTTCACAAGCAGAGGAAAAGGATGTCGGCTATAGTGAAGGGACAGTCAGTTCGTTTGACGCCCTTTTGCGTGAACTCGGCCTGGAAAATGCAGAAGTCATTTCAACGGAAGTCTCATTTGCCGAATCGATTGCACGCATTATTACCAATCCGGTCGTCGTGCCGATTCTACTGTCGATTGCAGGGCTAGGTCTAGTGTTGGAACTGTATTCACCTGGATTTGGCGTGCCGGGAACGATGGCTTTGACTTCACTTGGATTGTTCTTCTTCGGGCATCTGGTAGCGGGACTTGCCGGTTATGAAGCGCTCATCCTATTTATCATTGGGGTCGGGCTTATCATAGCGGAGTTCTTCCTCGCAGGTGGCATCGCGGGTGTCCTTGGGGCGGTCGCAGTAGTCGTAAGTATCATTTTGGCGGGTGGCAATCCGATGTATATGGCGATCTCCGTGTTGATCGCGATTGCTATTGCAGTCATAGGGATGGTGATCATTATGAAGTTTTTTGGAAAGAAACTCCATCTGCTTAATAAGATGGTCTTGATGGATGCGACCGACACAGAGAGCGGCTATGTGTCCAATGTCAATCGTCCGGAATTGATTGGTAAGATTGCTGTAGCGACAACGACACTGCGGCCGTCGGGAACAGTCAATCTGGATGGCGAACGGATTGATGTCGTATCGGAAGGAAGCTACATCGAGAAAGGGAAAGATGTTATGATAGTGAAGGTGGAAGGTTCCCGGATTGTAGTCAGGGAATACCAAGAGAAGGGGGATAATTAA
- the floA gene encoding flotillin-like protein FloA (flotillin-like protein involved in membrane lipid rafts) produces MFVTIAIVVVAIIVLSIFFTMVPVALWISAMAAGVRVSIFTLIGMRLRRVIPSRVVNPLIKAHKAGLNVSINQLESHYLAGGNVDRVVNALIAAHRANIELTFERAAAIDLAGRDVLEAVQMSVNPKVIETPFIAGVAMNGIEVKAKARITVRANIDRLVGGAGEDTVVARVGEGIVSTIGSSVDHAKVLENPDLISQTVLAKGLDSGTAFEILSIDIADVDIGKNIGAELQTEQAMADKNIAQAKAEERRAMAVANEQEMKAKVQEMRAKVVGAEAEVPLAMAEALRTGNIGIMDYMNYKNIQADTGMRDSISKIGGDQQNPNAPKE; encoded by the coding sequence ATGTTTGTGACCATCGCTATTGTAGTAGTAGCTATCATTGTACTCTCAATATTCTTCACGATGGTTCCCGTCGCTTTGTGGATTTCCGCAATGGCAGCAGGTGTACGCGTAAGTATTTTTACATTGATTGGGATGCGTCTTCGCCGGGTTATCCCGAGCCGTGTCGTTAATCCGTTGATCAAGGCACATAAGGCAGGCTTGAATGTCAGCATCAACCAACTGGAAAGCCATTACTTGGCGGGCGGTAACGTGGACCGAGTCGTCAATGCATTGATTGCGGCACACCGTGCCAACATTGAATTGACATTTGAACGTGCAGCAGCGATCGATTTGGCAGGCCGTGATGTATTGGAAGCGGTCCAGATGTCGGTTAACCCGAAAGTGATTGAAACGCCATTCATTGCAGGTGTTGCGATGAACGGTATCGAAGTAAAAGCGAAAGCGCGGATTACAGTGCGTGCGAATATTGACCGTCTCGTCGGGGGTGCCGGGGAAGATACGGTTGTTGCCCGTGTCGGGGAAGGGATCGTTTCGACAATCGGTTCTTCCGTCGACCATGCAAAAGTTTTGGAGAATCCGGATTTGATTTCCCAAACCGTATTGGCAAAAGGTCTTGACTCTGGTACAGCATTTGAGATCCTCTCGATTGATATCGCCGACGTTGACATCGGCAAGAATATCGGTGCCGAGCTTCAAACGGAACAAGCGATGGCAGATAAGAACATCGCCCAAGCGAAAGCGGAAGAAAGACGTGCGATGGCTGTAGCGAACGAGCAGGAAATGAAAGCGAAAGTCCAAGAGATGCGTGCGAAAGTGGTCGGTGCCGAGGCGGAAGTGCCACTTGCCATGGCCGAGGCGCTTCGTACAGGAAACATCGGAATTATGGATTACATGAACTATAAAAACATCCAAGCGGATACAGGCATGCGTGATTCCATCAGTAAAATCGGCGGAGACCAGCAAAACCCGAACGCGCCGAAAGAGTAA
- a CDS encoding sporulation protein YqfD: MIRKRYTVILKGKTDYSKFLGKLASSGIKILSITHEGSTVRFTTDRRGISFIRKNRRRYGVKAKFVPAGNDTVESRLFSSYRFLIVCAIPLVASLFLWRVEIETERPEVAERIESKLLASSIVTMKPLSSLPDEGEIRQLLMADDPELSWVRFSRSGTRLTIIPMMSPRTDEKVVKEGPPANLVARTGGVITNFQLSRGERASRVHQTVKKGDILATGILEQGNKTTVVGADGFVFADYWSEYNFTLPRQIDLQLLGEETVEFQWRWPIKVADNKYSFQSILKTNRYREDIAYQLELTEGMEETVLLPLLKHKIISESSPSLTIKDENILHVSFQDDKVSGTILFLVNDNIAVKRPISQGD; the protein is encoded by the coding sequence ATGATTCGTAAAAGGTATACGGTCATCTTGAAAGGAAAGACAGACTACTCCAAGTTTCTAGGAAAATTAGCTTCGTCAGGTATTAAAATATTGTCCATTACTCATGAAGGATCCACCGTGCGCTTCACCACGGATCGGAGAGGGATAAGCTTCATACGTAAAAATCGCCGTCGCTACGGTGTAAAAGCAAAATTTGTCCCAGCCGGGAACGATACCGTGGAAAGCAGATTATTTTCCTCATACCGTTTTCTTATTGTGTGCGCTATTCCCCTGGTGGCGTCTCTGTTTCTATGGAGAGTTGAGATTGAAACGGAGCGGCCGGAAGTAGCGGAGCGGATTGAATCGAAACTGCTTGCGTCCTCGATTGTTACGATGAAACCCCTATCCTCCTTGCCGGATGAAGGGGAGATCAGGCAGCTATTGATGGCGGATGATCCAGAACTCTCCTGGGTACGTTTCAGCCGTTCCGGAACACGGTTGACAATTATCCCTATGATGTCTCCAAGAACGGATGAGAAAGTAGTTAAAGAAGGTCCTCCGGCCAATCTCGTTGCTCGCACGGGTGGTGTCATTACGAATTTCCAACTGAGCCGCGGGGAGAGAGCTTCAAGGGTTCATCAAACGGTAAAAAAAGGAGACATCCTTGCGACAGGCATCTTAGAGCAAGGTAATAAGACAACGGTAGTCGGAGCGGATGGTTTTGTCTTTGCGGACTACTGGTCGGAGTACAATTTCACCCTGCCTCGGCAAATCGATCTCCAGCTGCTTGGCGAAGAAACAGTAGAGTTCCAATGGCGATGGCCGATTAAAGTGGCTGACAACAAGTATTCCTTCCAATCCATCCTGAAGACGAATCGGTACCGGGAAGACATCGCCTATCAACTGGAGCTGACGGAAGGGATGGAAGAGACGGTCCTCCTGCCATTGCTAAAACATAAGATTATTTCAGAATCCTCTCCCAGTCTGACAATAAAAGATGAAAATATTTTACATGTATCGTTCCAAGATGATAAAGTTAGTGGGACTATATTGTTTTTAGTAAACGACAATATCGCTGTAAAAAGACCGATATCCCAAGGAGACTGA
- the mtaB gene encoding tRNA (N(6)-L-threonylcarbamoyladenosine(37)-C(2))-methylthiotransferase MtaB, producing MSSVAFHTLGCKVNHYETEAIWQLFKEAGYERTDFEKNADVYVINTCTVTNTGDKKSRQVIRRAIRKNPDAVICVTGCYAQTSPAEIMAIPGVDIVVGTQDRTKLLGLIEEYRVERQPINAVRNIMKNRVYEELDVPAFTDRTRASLKIQEGCNNFCTFCIIPWARGLMRSRDPQEVIRQAQQLVDAGYLEIVLTGIHTGGYGEDLKDYNLARLLRDLETQVKGLKRLRISSIEASQLTDEVIQVLKESSIIVRHLHIPIQSGSNTVLKRMRRKYTMEFFAERLDRLREALPHLAITSDVIVGFPGETEEEFMETYHFIREHRFSELHVFPYSKRTGTPAARMEDQIDEEVKNERVHRLIELNDQLAKEYASEFEGEVLEVIPEEVYKLDPASGLYEGYTDNYLKVVFPADESMVGKIVKVKIAKAGYPYNEGQFIRVIDTEEALV from the coding sequence ATGTCTTCAGTCGCTTTCCATACATTAGGCTGCAAAGTCAATCATTACGAAACGGAAGCCATCTGGCAACTTTTTAAAGAAGCTGGATACGAACGCACCGATTTCGAAAAAAATGCTGATGTATATGTCATTAATACTTGTACAGTTACGAATACAGGGGATAAAAAGAGCCGGCAAGTCATCCGGCGTGCAATCCGCAAAAACCCGGATGCGGTCATTTGTGTCACGGGCTGCTATGCGCAAACGTCTCCTGCGGAAATCATGGCGATTCCTGGGGTCGATATTGTCGTCGGTACGCAGGATCGTACAAAACTTTTAGGGTTGATTGAGGAATACCGCGTGGAACGCCAACCGATCAATGCGGTTCGCAATATCATGAAGAACCGGGTATACGAGGAACTCGATGTACCGGCTTTCACAGACCGGACACGTGCCTCGTTAAAAATTCAGGAGGGCTGCAATAACTTTTGCACGTTCTGTATTATACCTTGGGCTCGCGGTTTAATGAGATCGAGAGATCCGCAAGAAGTAATCCGCCAAGCGCAGCAATTGGTTGATGCGGGGTATTTGGAGATCGTCTTGACGGGCATCCACACAGGAGGCTACGGAGAGGATCTGAAGGATTACAATCTGGCCCGGCTGCTGCGTGATTTGGAGACGCAGGTGAAAGGATTGAAACGTCTTCGGATTAGCTCAATCGAAGCGAGCCAATTAACGGATGAAGTCATTCAAGTCCTGAAAGAATCCTCGATTATCGTCCGTCACCTTCACATCCCGATTCAATCTGGTTCCAATACCGTATTGAAACGGATGAGACGGAAATATACGATGGAATTCTTTGCGGAACGCCTGGATCGTCTACGTGAAGCGCTGCCGCATTTGGCGATCACGTCGGATGTCATCGTCGGGTTCCCGGGTGAGACGGAAGAAGAATTCATGGAGACATACCATTTTATCCGCGAACACCGATTCTCTGAGCTTCACGTCTTCCCTTATTCCAAACGGACAGGCACTCCAGCTGCCCGGATGGAGGATCAAATCGATGAAGAAGTGAAAAATGAGCGGGTACATCGTCTTATTGAGTTGAATGATCAACTGGCAAAAGAGTATGCTTCCGAATTTGAAGGCGAAGTGCTGGAAGTGATTCCAGAAGAAGTATACAAACTGGATCCTGCCAGCGGTTTGTATGAAGGGTATACGGACAATTACTTGAAAGTCGTTTTCCCTGCAGATGAATCAATGGTTGGAAAAATCGTCAAAGTCAAAATAGCTAAAGCGGGCTATCCTTACAATGAGGGGCAATTTATCCGGGTCATTGACACCGAAGAAGCCCTTGTATAA
- a CDS encoding PhoH family protein, whose translation MSEQLIQLHVEEPNDVIMLLGISDQNMKLIEENMDVSIMTRGDTISLSGDEEKILQGKYLLEQLLKVIRKGININLRDVSSAIEMAKNGTIEYFAELYDEEISRSAKGKAIRAKTIGQREYVQAIRKRDLVFCIGPAGTGKTYLAVVLAVQALKNGSVKRIILTRPAVEAGESLGFLPGDLKEKVDPYLRPLYDALHDVLGAEQTERFIERGVIEVAPLAYMRGRTLDDAFVILDEAQNTTKAQMKMFLTRLGFGSKMVITGDKTQIDLPRGAESGLIAAETILKKVPEIHFQFLEQGDIVRHPIVAKIIEAYEHEQSTQ comes from the coding sequence TTGAGCGAACAACTGATTCAACTTCATGTCGAAGAACCGAACGATGTCATTATGCTGCTCGGTATTTCTGACCAGAATATGAAACTGATTGAAGAAAATATGGATGTTTCGATCATGACGAGAGGGGATACGATCTCCCTTTCAGGTGATGAGGAAAAAATCCTTCAAGGCAAATACTTGCTTGAACAACTTTTGAAAGTGATCCGGAAAGGTATCAATATAAATTTACGCGACGTTTCTTCAGCAATTGAAATGGCGAAAAACGGGACAATTGAATATTTTGCAGAGTTATATGATGAAGAGATTTCCCGCAGCGCAAAAGGAAAGGCAATCCGCGCCAAGACAATTGGCCAGCGTGAATATGTACAGGCGATCCGGAAGCGGGATCTTGTTTTTTGCATCGGGCCAGCTGGTACAGGTAAAACCTATCTGGCAGTGGTCCTGGCTGTGCAAGCCTTAAAGAACGGATCTGTGAAAAGGATTATCCTGACACGGCCCGCAGTCGAGGCAGGGGAGAGCCTCGGATTTCTCCCGGGCGATCTGAAGGAAAAGGTGGATCCTTATCTTCGTCCGCTGTACGATGCACTGCATGATGTCTTAGGTGCAGAACAGACAGAACGGTTTATTGAACGGGGAGTAATAGAAGTCGCTCCGTTAGCCTACATGAGGGGGCGTACGTTGGACGACGCTTTCGTCATCCTGGACGAAGCACAAAATACGACAAAAGCACAAATGAAAATGTTTTTGACTCGTCTAGGTTTTGGGTCTAAAATGGTAATTACAGGTGACAAAACACAGATCGACTTGCCAAGAGGTGCGGAATCCGGTTTGATCGCCGCTGAAACGATTTTGAAAAAAGTGCCGGAAATTCATTTTCAATTTTTAGAGCAGGGCGATATTGTTCGTCATCCGATTGTCGCAAAAATTATTGAAGCATACGAACACGAGCAATCAACACAATAA
- a CDS encoding 16S rRNA (uracil(1498)-N(3))-methyltransferase: MQRYFLTTPFDQNDESWIEGEDAKHISRVMRMSTGDAIIAVSDTEAYISSILEITPEGVRVRRDPDSLLPDREMPVAVTIACGLPKGDKLDYIVQKGTELGMKALLPFEAERSIVKWDAKKGGKKVERLQKIAKEAAEQCHRTVIPEVKVPVSFRNLLAEASRYDILLVADEEDAKSNEPNRIADRLKNVYHKQSVLVVFGPEGGISRKEAEMLKSAGFLSVSLGPRILRTETAPLYVLSAMSYEFE; encoded by the coding sequence GTGCAACGTTATTTTTTGACCACTCCTTTTGATCAGAATGACGAGTCATGGATTGAAGGGGAGGACGCGAAACATATTAGCCGTGTCATGCGCATGTCAACGGGTGATGCTATTATAGCTGTCTCAGATACCGAAGCTTATATTTCGAGCATCTTAGAAATAACTCCTGAGGGCGTGCGGGTGAGACGTGACCCCGACAGCCTGCTTCCGGACCGAGAAATGCCGGTTGCCGTTACAATTGCTTGTGGCTTGCCGAAAGGCGACAAGCTCGATTACATTGTGCAAAAAGGAACGGAGCTTGGGATGAAAGCTCTTCTTCCATTTGAAGCTGAGCGGTCCATCGTCAAGTGGGACGCCAAAAAAGGCGGCAAGAAGGTGGAGCGGCTTCAGAAAATTGCAAAAGAAGCGGCGGAGCAATGCCACCGGACAGTCATTCCAGAAGTGAAAGTTCCTGTCTCCTTTAGAAATCTGCTAGCCGAGGCGTCCCGCTATGATATTTTGCTCGTCGCCGATGAGGAAGATGCCAAAAGCAATGAACCCAATAGGATTGCAGACCGCTTGAAAAACGTGTATCATAAACAATCGGTACTTGTTGTTTTTGGTCCGGAAGGCGGAATATCCAGAAAAGAAGCGGAAATGCTGAAGAGTGCAGGATTCCTATCCGTGTCACTCGGCCCCCGTATTTTGCGGACGGAGACAGCGCCGTTATATGTGTTATCCGCCATGTCTTACGAATTTGAATGA
- the deoC gene encoding deoxyribose-phosphate aldolase has protein sequence MNTTNYAAYIDHTLLKADAAKEEIISLCEEAKQYSFASVCVNPAWVATAAKLLNGSDVKVCTVIGFPLGASTSEVKAFETTDAIRKGAQEIDMVINIGALKSGDHDQVRQDIEAVVEAAKGKAIVKVIIETSLLTDAEKRKACELSLAAGADFVKTSTGFSTGGATAEDVKLMRGVVGPEMGVKASGGVRSYEDMKKMIDAGATRIGASSGVQIMNGLQSDSDY, from the coding sequence TTGAATACGACAAATTATGCTGCCTATATAGATCATACATTATTGAAAGCTGATGCTGCGAAAGAAGAAATTATCTCGCTTTGTGAAGAAGCGAAACAATATTCTTTTGCTTCAGTTTGTGTCAATCCAGCCTGGGTTGCAACCGCTGCTAAATTATTGAATGGATCAGACGTCAAAGTTTGTACGGTCATTGGATTTCCGCTTGGAGCAAGTACATCCGAAGTGAAAGCGTTTGAAACGACAGATGCCATCCGCAAAGGAGCTCAGGAAATTGACATGGTCATCAATATTGGAGCCCTTAAAAGCGGAGATCATGACCAGGTTCGCCAAGATATCGAGGCGGTCGTAGAAGCGGCTAAAGGAAAAGCGATCGTGAAAGTGATCATTGAGACTTCCTTGCTGACAGATGCTGAAAAACGGAAAGCATGCGAGTTGTCCCTTGCTGCAGGAGCCGACTTCGTCAAAACCTCGACAGGATTCTCAACAGGCGGAGCGACGGCGGAGGATGTAAAGCTGATGCGCGGAGTAGTAGGACCCGAGATGGGTGTGAAGGCTTCAGGAGGCGTCCGCAGCTACGAAGATATGAAAAAGATGATCGACGCGGGGGCTACTCGGATTGGTGCCAGCTCTGGCGTGCAAATAATGAATGGCTTGCAATCGGACAGCGATTACTGA
- the rpsU gene encoding 30S ribosomal protein S21 translates to MTKTVVRKNESLEDALRRFKRTVSKSGTIQEVRKREYYEKPSVKRKKKSEAARKRKY, encoded by the coding sequence ATGACGAAAACTGTCGTTCGTAAAAATGAATCGCTTGAAGATGCTCTTCGCCGCTTCAAACGTACTGTATCCAAAAGTGGAACTATACAAGAGGTAAGAAAGCGTGAATACTACGAGAAACCAAGCGTAAAGCGGAAGAAAAAATCCGAAGCTGCTCGTAAACGTAAATACTAA